A genomic segment from Vicia villosa cultivar HV-30 ecotype Madison, WI unplaced genomic scaffold, Vvil1.0 ctg.000470F_1_1, whole genome shotgun sequence encodes:
- the LOC131628659 gene encoding uncharacterized protein LOC131628659, with translation MDFGIPYTKLAPPVFDGYYHHIWVARMEAHLEANDLWEALEEDYEVLPLPNNPTMAQIKNHKEKKARKSKARATLFVVVSQDIFTRIMTIKSTFEIWNFLKDEYEEDEIIKGMQAMNLVREFEMKKKKESETIKEYANRLLNIANKVRLLGSNFSDSRIVQKILVTALEKFEASITSLENTKDISKITLAELVSAMQSQEQRRLMR, from the coding sequence ATGGATTTTGGAATTCCTTACACAAAACTAGCACCGCCTGTGTTTGACGGTTATTATCATCACATATGGGTAGCAAGAATGGAGGCTCACCTAGAAGCAAATGACCTTTGGGAAGCCCTTGAGGAAGACTATGAAGTTCTTCCTTTACCGAACAATCCAACTATGGctcaaataaaaaatcacaagGAGAAGAAAGCAAGAAAGTCAAAGGCGAGAGCTACTCTGTTTGTTGTTGTCTCACAAGACATTTTCACCAGAATCATGACGATCAAATCGACATTTGAGATCTGGAATTTCCTCAAGGATGAATATGAAGAAGATGAAATAATCAAGGGAATGCAAGCAATGAATCTGGTTAGAGAATTtgagatgaagaaaaagaaagagtcTGAAACAATTAAGGAGTATGCAAACAGACTTCTTAACATTGCTAACAAGGTGAGGTTGTTAGGTTCTAATTTTTCTGATTCAAGAATAGTTCAAAAAATACTAGTGACTGCTCTTGAAAAATTTGAAGCTTCTATTACTTCATTGGAAAATACTAAGGATATTTCAAAGATCACATTGGCTGAACTTGTAAGTGCTATGCAGTCCCAAGAGCAGCGAAGGTTGATGAGATAA
- the LOC131628705 gene encoding disease resistance protein RUN1-like isoform X1: MSSSSSSYSFSRFDDVDTRNRRTQTDTRIHEVFLSFRGEDTRASFTSHLYALLQNEGIRVFRDDDSLRRGDQISTSLRRAIQESQISVIVFSTNYAESFWCMEELVLIMQCYRTVKQIVLPVFYDVDPSEVRHQTGKFGKGLQKLLKKFSNEGFDSGLMLEDCGNPLNDRHTRSWSTELREAASLAGFVVPNSGNESEAIKNIVEHVTRLLDKTHLFIANNPVGVESRVQDMIQLIYRDQDIKQSNDVLLIGMWGMGGVGKTTIAKAIYNEIGHNFEGRSFLANIREVWEHNVGQVGLQEQLLFDICKNMTTKIQSTEYGKIIIKNRLCHKRVLIVLDDVNTLAQLNALCGSRNWFGSGSRIIITTRDRHILRGNRVDQIYKMKHMDESESIELFSWNAFKQASPAEDFVGISRNVVEYSGGLPLALEVLGSYLFDRELREWLCVLEKLKRIPNDQVQKKLKISYDGLNDDTEKEMFLDIACFFIGMDRNDVTLTLNGCGLFAEIGISILVERSLVIVDHKNRLRMHDLVRDMGREIIREKSPEEPELRCRLWFQEDVIDVLSNQSGTKSIKGLALTLPRAKAKCFRTKAFKKMTRLRLLQLCGVKLDGDFEYLSKNLRWLSWNGFPLKHIPKNVCRENLVSIELENSNVQLVWKDIQMMGNLKILNLSHSHCLTHTPNFSYMPNLEKLVLKNCSRLSEVSPSIEHLNKILLINLENCISLCSLPRSIYRLKSLKTLVLSGCLKIDKLEEDLVQLESLTTLLADNTAITRVPFSVVRSKSIGYVSLCGYEGFSRDVFPSIIWSWMSPSNNLPSQFQTSSLMSSLVALDVPSSSSHELSVFSNYLPRLRSLWVDCKSEAQLSLNAKIIVDTLNATLSKELESSATTSQISNISTSTLIQCSSQVNVSRSNHSFKSLLIQMGMNCQVTNILKEMILQNMNANGSGGCFLPGDSYPNWSAFNSEGSSVTFQLPQMAGRNLKTMMCIVYTSTPNVITSDGLKNVLVKNYTKTTIQLYKREALFSFENEEGQRVVSSMEPGDKVEVIVVFENDLIVKKTSVYLVYDEPIDEKLELYHVPDLSGIACRGGENELSVKRFSIEEESTDDFNQNRKKKNRVE, from the exons ATGTCTTCTTCCAGTTCCAGTTACAGTTTCTCACGTTTTGATGATGTTGATACAAGAAATAGAAGAACACAAACCGACACAAGGATCCATGAAGTCTTCCTAAGCTTCAGAGGGGAAGACACTCGTGCTTCTTTCACTTCACATCTCTACGCTTTGCTTCAAAATGAAGGAATTCGCGTTTTTAGAGACGATGATTCACTTCGAAGGGGAGATCAAATTTCAACTTCACTACGCCGAGCAATCCAAGAGTCTCAAATTTCTGTTATAGTTTTTTCAACAAACTACGCCGAATCGTTTTGGTGTATGGAAGAGTTGGTGTTAATTATGCAGTGTTACAGAACCGTGAAGCAAATTGTTCTGCCAGTGTTCTATGATGTAGATCCATCTGAAGTACGTCATCAAACTGGTAAGTTCGGAAAGGGCCTTCAaaaacttttgaaaaagttttcaaaCGAGGGGTTCGATTCGGGATTGATGTTAGAAGATTGTGGAAACCCGCTTAACGATCGTCACACCAGAAGCTGGAGTACAGAGCTTCGTGAGGCTGCTTCCCTTGCTGGATTCGTAGTCCCAAATTCCGG GAATGAAAGTGAGGCTATCAAGAATATTGTTGAACATGTTACACGATTGCTAGATAAGACACACTTGTTTATTGCTAATAATCCAGTGGGAGTTGAATCTCGAGTGCAAGATATGATTCAACTGATATACCGAGACCAGGATATCAAACAATCAAATGATGTTCTCCTAATAGGGATGTGGGGTATGGGAGGAGTTGGTAAAACAACCATTGCAAAAGCCATTTACAATGAAATTGGCCACAATTTTGAAGGTAGAAGCTTCCTTGCAAATATTAGGGAAGTTTGGGAGCATAATGTTGGACAAGTGGGTTTACAAGAACAACTTCTTTTTGATATTTGCAAAAATATGACAACTAAAATACAAAGCACTGAATATGGAAAAATCATTATAAAGAATAGACTCTGCCATAAAAGAGTATTGATTGTACTTGATGATGTGAATACATTGGCCCAACTTAATGCTTTATGTGGAAGTCGCAATTGGTTTGGATCGGGTAGTAGAATAATCATCACAACAAGAGATAGACATATACTTCGGGGAAATAGAGTTGACCAAATATACAAAATGAAGCACATGGATGAAAGTGAATCAATTGAGCTATTTAGTTGGAATGCATTCAAGCAGGCAAGTCCTGCAGAAGATTTTGTTGGAATTTCTAGAAATGTAGTGGAGTATTCTGGGGGACTGCCGTTGGCTTTGGAAGTCCTTGGGTCGTATTTGTTTGACAGGGAATTAAGAGAGTGGCTTTGTGTGTTGGAGAAACTCAAAAGAATTCCTAACGACCAAGTACAAAAGAAGCTAAAAATAAGCTATGACGGCTTAAATGATGACACCGAGAAAGAAATGTTCCTTGACATAGCTTGTTTCTTTATTGGAATGGACCGAAATGATGTTACTCTTACATTAAATGGCTGTGGACTTTTTGCAGAAATTGGAATCAGTATCCTTGTTGAGCGAAGCCTTGTAATTGTTGATCATAAAAATAGACTTAGAATGCATGATTTAGTGCGAGATATGGGCAGAGAAATCATTCGTGAGAAATCACCTGAGGAACCTGAGTTGCGTTGCAGGTTGTGGTTTCAAGAGGATGTGATTGATGTACTATCAAATCAATCT GGAACAAAGTCTATTAAAGGGTTGGCTTTGACGTTGCCAAGAGCTAAGGCAAAATGTTTTAGAACTAAAGCATTTAAGAAGATGACGAGACTAAGATTGCTTCAACTTTGTGGGGTAAAACTTGATGGAGATTTCGAATACCTTTCAAAAAATCTGAGATGGCTGTCTTGGAATGGATTTCCTTTAAAACATATTCCTAAAAACGTTTGTCGAGAAAATTTGGTTTCCATCGAGTTAGAGAACAGCAATGTCCAACTTGTGTGGAAAGATATTcag ATGAtgggaaatttgaaaattctCAATCTCAGTCATTCTCATTGTCTGACACACACCCCAAACTTTTCATACATGCCTAATCTTGAAAAGCTAGTACTGAAAAATTGTTCGAGGCTGTCTGAGGTTTCTCCTAGCATTGAACATCTCAATAAAATTCTTCTGATAAATTTAGAAAACTGCATTAGCCTATGTAGCCTCCCAAGAAGCATCTATAGGTTGAAATCTTTAAAAACTCTCGTTCTTTCGGGTTGTTTAAAGATTGACAAGTTGGAAGAGGATTTGGTACAGTTGGAATCTTTAACTACTCTGCTTGCAGATAACACTGCAATAACAAGAGTTCCTTTTTCAGTAGTACGGTCAAAAAGCATTGGATATGTTTCTCTGTGCGGCTACGAAGGATTTTCACGTGATGTGTTTCCATCCATCATTTGGTCTTGGATGTCACCATCAAATAATCTTCCATCCCAATTTCAAACATCTTCTCTCATGTCATCTCTTGTTGCTTTAGATGTACCAAGTAGTAGTTCCCATGAACTATCAGTTTTTTCTAACTACCTTCCGAGGCTTCGAAGTCTTTGGGTGGATTGCAAATCTGAAGCTCAACTTTCTCTAAATGCAAAAATAATTGTGGATACTTTAAATGCCACCCTTTCTAAGGAATTGGAATCAAGTGCAACTACATCACAAATATCAAATATTTCCACATCTACATTAATTCAATGCAGCAGTCAAGTGAATGTTTCAAGATCAAACCATTCCTTTAAGTCTCTTTTAATTCAAATGGGAATGAATTGCCAAGTCACTAATATTCTGAAAGAGATGATTTTACAG AATATGAATGCCAATGGGAGTGGCGGTTGTTTTCTCCCCGGTGATAGTTATCCAAATTGGTCAGCCTTTAATTCCGAAGGTTCTTCTGTAACTTTTCAACTCCCTCAAATGGCAGGGCGTAACTTAAAAACAATGATGTGCATTGTATATACTTCAACTCCAAATGTTATAACATCAGATGGCCTTAAAAACGTGTTAGTGAAAAACTACACAAAGACTACCATTCAGCTTTATAAAAGAGAGGCATTATTCTCCTTTGAAAATGAGGAAGGGCAGAGGGTAGTATCAAGTATGGAACCCGGAGACAAAGTGGAGGTCATCGTTGTTTTTGAGAATGATTTGATTGTGAAGAAGACATCAGTTTATCTCGTATATGATGAACCAATTGATGAAAAGTTGGAGCTATATCATGTACCAGATTTGAGTGGCATTGCTTGTAGAGGCGGTGAAAATGAACTCTCTGTCAAGAGATTCTCTATTGAAGAAGAGTCCACCGATGACTTCAATCAGAACAGAAAGAAGAAAAATCGAGTGGAATAA
- the LOC131628705 gene encoding disease resistance protein RUN1-like isoform X2 yields the protein MSSSSSSYSFSRFDDVDTRNRRTQTDTRIHEVFLSFRGEDTRASFTSHLYALLQNEGIRVFRDDDSLRRGDQISTSLRRAIQESQISVIVFSTNYAESFWCMEELVLIMQCYRTVKQIVLPVFYDVDPSEVRHQTGKFGKGLQKLLKKFSNEGFDSGLMLEDCGNPLNDRHTRSWSTELREAASLAGFVVPNSGNESEAIKNIVEHVTRLLDKTHLFIANNPVGVESRVQDMIQLIYRDQDIKQSNDVLLIGMWGMGGVGKTTIAKAIYNEIGHNFEGRSFLANIREVWEHNVGQVGLQEQLLFDICKNMTTKIQSTEYGKIIIKNRLCHKRVLIVLDDVNTLAQLNALCGSRNWFGSGSRIIITTRDRHILRGNRVDQIYKMKHMDESESIELFSWNAFKQASPAEDFVGISRNVVEYSGGLPLALEVLGSYLFDRELREWLCVLEKLKRIPNDQVQKKLKISYDGLNDDTEKEMFLDIACFFIGMDRNDVTLTLNGCGLFAEIGISILVERSLVIVDHKNRLRMHDLVRDMGREIIREKSPEEPELRCRLWFQEDVIDVLSNQSGTKSIKGLALTLPRAKAKCFRTKAFKKMTRLRLLQLCGVKLDGDFEYLSKNLRWLSWNGFPLKHIPKNVCRENLVSIELENSNVQLVWKDIQMMGNLKILNLSHSHCLTHTPNFSYMPNLEKLVLKNCSRLSEVSPSIEHLNKILLINLENCISLCSLPRSIYRLKSLKTLVLSGCLKIDKLEEDLVQLESLTTLLADNTAITRVPFSVVRSKSIGYVSLCGYEGFSRDVFPSIIWSWMSPSNNLPSQFQTSSLMSSLVALDVPSSSSHELSVFSNYLPRLRSLWVDCKSEAQLSLNAKIIVDTLNATLSKELESSATTSQISNISTSTLIQCSSQVNVSRSNHSFKSLLIQMGMNCQVTNILKEMILQRYG from the exons ATGTCTTCTTCCAGTTCCAGTTACAGTTTCTCACGTTTTGATGATGTTGATACAAGAAATAGAAGAACACAAACCGACACAAGGATCCATGAAGTCTTCCTAAGCTTCAGAGGGGAAGACACTCGTGCTTCTTTCACTTCACATCTCTACGCTTTGCTTCAAAATGAAGGAATTCGCGTTTTTAGAGACGATGATTCACTTCGAAGGGGAGATCAAATTTCAACTTCACTACGCCGAGCAATCCAAGAGTCTCAAATTTCTGTTATAGTTTTTTCAACAAACTACGCCGAATCGTTTTGGTGTATGGAAGAGTTGGTGTTAATTATGCAGTGTTACAGAACCGTGAAGCAAATTGTTCTGCCAGTGTTCTATGATGTAGATCCATCTGAAGTACGTCATCAAACTGGTAAGTTCGGAAAGGGCCTTCAaaaacttttgaaaaagttttcaaaCGAGGGGTTCGATTCGGGATTGATGTTAGAAGATTGTGGAAACCCGCTTAACGATCGTCACACCAGAAGCTGGAGTACAGAGCTTCGTGAGGCTGCTTCCCTTGCTGGATTCGTAGTCCCAAATTCCGG GAATGAAAGTGAGGCTATCAAGAATATTGTTGAACATGTTACACGATTGCTAGATAAGACACACTTGTTTATTGCTAATAATCCAGTGGGAGTTGAATCTCGAGTGCAAGATATGATTCAACTGATATACCGAGACCAGGATATCAAACAATCAAATGATGTTCTCCTAATAGGGATGTGGGGTATGGGAGGAGTTGGTAAAACAACCATTGCAAAAGCCATTTACAATGAAATTGGCCACAATTTTGAAGGTAGAAGCTTCCTTGCAAATATTAGGGAAGTTTGGGAGCATAATGTTGGACAAGTGGGTTTACAAGAACAACTTCTTTTTGATATTTGCAAAAATATGACAACTAAAATACAAAGCACTGAATATGGAAAAATCATTATAAAGAATAGACTCTGCCATAAAAGAGTATTGATTGTACTTGATGATGTGAATACATTGGCCCAACTTAATGCTTTATGTGGAAGTCGCAATTGGTTTGGATCGGGTAGTAGAATAATCATCACAACAAGAGATAGACATATACTTCGGGGAAATAGAGTTGACCAAATATACAAAATGAAGCACATGGATGAAAGTGAATCAATTGAGCTATTTAGTTGGAATGCATTCAAGCAGGCAAGTCCTGCAGAAGATTTTGTTGGAATTTCTAGAAATGTAGTGGAGTATTCTGGGGGACTGCCGTTGGCTTTGGAAGTCCTTGGGTCGTATTTGTTTGACAGGGAATTAAGAGAGTGGCTTTGTGTGTTGGAGAAACTCAAAAGAATTCCTAACGACCAAGTACAAAAGAAGCTAAAAATAAGCTATGACGGCTTAAATGATGACACCGAGAAAGAAATGTTCCTTGACATAGCTTGTTTCTTTATTGGAATGGACCGAAATGATGTTACTCTTACATTAAATGGCTGTGGACTTTTTGCAGAAATTGGAATCAGTATCCTTGTTGAGCGAAGCCTTGTAATTGTTGATCATAAAAATAGACTTAGAATGCATGATTTAGTGCGAGATATGGGCAGAGAAATCATTCGTGAGAAATCACCTGAGGAACCTGAGTTGCGTTGCAGGTTGTGGTTTCAAGAGGATGTGATTGATGTACTATCAAATCAATCT GGAACAAAGTCTATTAAAGGGTTGGCTTTGACGTTGCCAAGAGCTAAGGCAAAATGTTTTAGAACTAAAGCATTTAAGAAGATGACGAGACTAAGATTGCTTCAACTTTGTGGGGTAAAACTTGATGGAGATTTCGAATACCTTTCAAAAAATCTGAGATGGCTGTCTTGGAATGGATTTCCTTTAAAACATATTCCTAAAAACGTTTGTCGAGAAAATTTGGTTTCCATCGAGTTAGAGAACAGCAATGTCCAACTTGTGTGGAAAGATATTcag ATGAtgggaaatttgaaaattctCAATCTCAGTCATTCTCATTGTCTGACACACACCCCAAACTTTTCATACATGCCTAATCTTGAAAAGCTAGTACTGAAAAATTGTTCGAGGCTGTCTGAGGTTTCTCCTAGCATTGAACATCTCAATAAAATTCTTCTGATAAATTTAGAAAACTGCATTAGCCTATGTAGCCTCCCAAGAAGCATCTATAGGTTGAAATCTTTAAAAACTCTCGTTCTTTCGGGTTGTTTAAAGATTGACAAGTTGGAAGAGGATTTGGTACAGTTGGAATCTTTAACTACTCTGCTTGCAGATAACACTGCAATAACAAGAGTTCCTTTTTCAGTAGTACGGTCAAAAAGCATTGGATATGTTTCTCTGTGCGGCTACGAAGGATTTTCACGTGATGTGTTTCCATCCATCATTTGGTCTTGGATGTCACCATCAAATAATCTTCCATCCCAATTTCAAACATCTTCTCTCATGTCATCTCTTGTTGCTTTAGATGTACCAAGTAGTAGTTCCCATGAACTATCAGTTTTTTCTAACTACCTTCCGAGGCTTCGAAGTCTTTGGGTGGATTGCAAATCTGAAGCTCAACTTTCTCTAAATGCAAAAATAATTGTGGATACTTTAAATGCCACCCTTTCTAAGGAATTGGAATCAAGTGCAACTACATCACAAATATCAAATATTTCCACATCTACATTAATTCAATGCAGCAGTCAAGTGAATGTTTCAAGATCAAACCATTCCTTTAAGTCTCTTTTAATTCAAATGGGAATGAATTGCCAAGTCACTAATATTCTGAAAGAGATGATTTTACAG AGATATGGATGA